Proteins from a genomic interval of Trifolium pratense cultivar HEN17-A07 linkage group LG6, ARS_RC_1.1, whole genome shotgun sequence:
- the LOC123890213 gene encoding F-box/kelch-repeat protein At3g24760 has product MTTEITDLSLDLIEFILSHLPIPTLIQASTVCKLWHTIISSSSFSSNHKHKHKPWFFLHGIHNISSKNNQSFAFDPSSNSWFLLPTPQQPLHYPNNTSFIGTSSFFFITAPNFLYTPIINPLVWYSTPPLNFPRINPLLGVFNDDCSFKFIVVGGVRFIGNLVDIEDRLDVEIYDPLLGSWDLAPPLPADFRSGNSSSSLSSALFKGKFYVFGIYSCFVSSFDLKLCVWSDVKIVRPIGVVFSFMIACRERLILAGVCNSPSGSSFNLWEVDEKSMDFYEIGVMPHDLLCSLFDGDEDDKFASLKCVGLGDLIYVFNEDYHRMYPACVCEIRNGKCYWRRVPQLPSLMNKFHKVVSFCSNVSLHSILGEGQHHGLH; this is encoded by the coding sequence ATGACAACAGAAATCACAGATCTTAGCTTAGACCTCATAGAATTCATCTTATCACATCTTCCAATTCCAACTTTAATTCAAGCTTCAACAGTTTGCAAATTATGGCACACAATAATCTCATCATCTTCCTTTTCATCAaaccacaaacacaaacacaaacctTGGTTTTTCCTTCATGGTATTCACAACATCTCTTCCAAAAATAATCAATCTTTTGCATTTGATCCTTCTTCTAACTCTTGGTTCCTTCTTCCAACACCTCAACAACCACTTCACTATCCTAACAACACTTCATTCATTGGTACttcttcatttttcttcatCACTGCTCCTAACTTTCTCTACACTCCTATTATCAACCCTCTTGTTTGGTATTCTACTCCACCTCTAAATTTTCCTAGAATCAATCCTCTTTTGGGTGTTTTCAATGATGATTGTTCTTTCAAGTttattgttgttggtggtgTTAGGTTTATTGGTAATCTTGTTGATATAGAAGATCGTTTAGATGTTGAAATCTATGACCCTCTTTTGGGTTCTTGGGATTTAGCACCTCCTCTTCCTGCTGATTTTAGATCTGGAAACTCTTCTTCATCACTTTCATCTGCTTTATTCAAAGggaaattttatgtttttgggatttattcatgttttgtttcttcttttgatTTGAAACTTTGTGTTTGGAGTGATGTTAAGATTGTTAGGCCAATTGGGGTTGTGTTTTCTTTCATGATTGCTTGTAGGGAAAGACTTATTTTAGCTGGTGTTTGTAATTCACCAAGTGGGTCTAGTTTCAATTTATGGGAGGTTGATGAAAAAAGTATGGATTTTTATGAGATTGGTGTTATGCCTCATGATTTGCTTTGTAGTCTTTTTGATGGTGATGAAGATGATAAATTTGCTAGCTTGAAGTGTGTTGGATTGGGTGAtcttatatatgtttttaatgaggATTATCATAGGATGTATCCGGCTTGTGTTTGCGAAATTCGGAATGGGAAATGTTATTGGAGGAGGGTGCCTCAATTGCCATCACTTATGAATAAGTTTCATAAAGTTGTTAGCTTTTGTTCAAATGTTTCATTGCATAGTATTTTGGGTGAAGGTCAACACCATGGACTTCATTAA
- the LOC123893130 gene encoding uncharacterized protein LOC123893130, producing MQILHWLFKRAQEQERKRTTFNLFHQKEDINEQNVKGIEIRVLNHDGTCKRTKRFLWSKHGYKNLKIFSYLYRKDIPKACFYRTLKLKRIVSMKMKKEESSREEAIVNKTDSTSHGGNKVLPINHEASLSSSVERKDHQCDKKKPISRMKELLRWAASAKTEKGAKFYGKKVLMFRRRGNLKAFKDDDEVMSESPKISFRWDVESCSTTSSAYSAFSMASSTKNGKNKIATSTISIPHSESGHTTCRKANWITTDSEFVVLEL from the exons ATGCAG ATTCTTCATTGGCTCTTTAAAAGGGCACAAGaacaagaaagaaagagaaCCACCTTCAATCTCTTTCACCAAAAGGAAGATATCAATG AACAAAATGTTAAAGGGATAGAGATTAGAGTACTAAACCATGATGGAACATGTAAAAGGACAAAGAGATTTTTATGGAGCAAACATGGTTACAAGAATTTGAAGATATTCTCTTATTTATATAGAAAAGATATTCCAAAAGCTTGTTTTTACAGAACCCTAAAACTAAAGAGAATAGTCTCTATGAAAATGAAGAAAGAAGAATCATCCCGCGAGGAAGCGATCGTTAACAAGACAGATTCGACGAGTCATGGAGGAAATAAGGTTTTGCCTATAAATCATGAGGCATCATTGTCATCTTCAGTTGAAAGAAAGGACCACCAATGTGATAAAAAGAAGCCTATTTCTAGAATGAAAGAGTTACTTAGATGGGCTGCCTCTGCTAAAACAGAGAAAGGAGCAAAATTCTATGGAAAAAAG gTTTTAATGTTCCGGAGGCGTGGAAACCTGAAAGCATttaaagatgatgatgaagttatgAGTGAGTCACCAAAGATCAGTTTCAGATGGGATGTAGAAAGCTGCTCCACCACTTCCTCTGCCTATTCAGCTTTCTCAATGGCAtcttcaacaaaaaatggaaaaaacaaaattgcaacTTCCACCATATCAATCCCTCATTCAGAAAGTGGACACACCACTTGTAGGAAAGCAAACTGGATCACAACTGACTCTGAAT TTGTGGTGCTGGAACTATGA